The segment GTGCTTTACAGCATCTTTATGGGAGGCACACGGCGCCCCGACTTAATCGATATGGCAGAGAAAGAGCTGCAAGCTTTGGCACTCAAAGATCTCTACAAAGTGCTCGACATCGACCCACGCATAGTGCCCAATATGGTGCATATCTCGCGCCACCGCCATGCGATCCCGCAGTACGGAGCCGAGAGCGAGAGACGCTGTGCAGCCATTGCGGAGGTAGAGCATCGCTACCCGGGACTCATCATTGCGGGCAACTGTCGGGACGGTATCGGTATGGCGCACCGCATCACACAAGCGACGCAGGTTGCCCAGCAACTAATCACCGACAGCGATCAGTAGGTCGGCGAGGGTCAGAGCAACCATCGACTGCACGACCGGCACCGCCCGTAGTGCTATGCACGGGTCGTGACGCCCCGTGAAGGTGTGTGTCACGCTCGCCCCTTCGGTCGTGAGTGTATGCTGCGGACGAGCAATGGTAGGGGTCGGCTTGAATGCTACCTCCATCACTAGATCCTGTCCCGTCGTGATGCCGCCGAGTGCACCGCCATTGTGATTGCTTCCGAAGGTTACCTCGTCCGTATCGCTCATCGCGAGCAATTCGTCTAGCACAGCACTCCCCCGCTGCCCCGCCAGGTCAAAGCCATCGCCAAAGGCAAAAGCACGACTCCCCGGTATGCTCATCACGGCATAGCTCAGGAGTGCTGGTATACGGTCGAAGACGGGGTCTCCAAGGCCTGCGGGCAGACCACACACCACACAGCCTACGACACCGCCCACACTGTCTCGGTCATCCTGGACCTTAGTTAGGTAGGCTGCTATCTCCTCATCTAGTGTCTCATCGGGACAGTAGCAGAGACGATCGTAAGTATGCTCTAGGGGGTAGGTCGTGTAGTCGCCAGATAGTGACAGAGTGCCCACCTGCTGTATGAAAGCCTGCACCGTGACGCCTCGCAGCTGCTCTAACCACTGCTGAGCGATGGCCCCCGCCACCACGCGAGCGACCGTCTCACGGCCACTCGACCGTCCGCCACCAGGCTGTGGCTCGAGACCATACTTAAGCCAGTAAGTCAGGTCGGCATGATTTGCTCTAAAGGGCTTGCCTAGCTCACTCGTGACGGTGGCGTAGTCTTGCGAGCGAGCATCCCTATTTTGTATCACGAAGGCTATCGGACTTCCCAGCGTCCGTCCCTCGTCAGTCAAGCCTGAGAGCCAGACCACTTCGTCTGGCTCTCGGCGTTTTGTCGTAGATCGTGAGTAGCCTGGACGACGCAGGTTGACAAAGTGCTGCACAGCCTCTCGATCTATCCAGAAGCCCGCAGGCATACCATCGAGGATTCCCCCCATGGCAGCTCCATGCGACTCTCCAAAGGAGGTCAGTCGCAGATGCCGTCCGAAGCTATTCATAGAGATTGCTTAGTGGCAACCGCTGCAGCAAGAGCAGCCACCCTCGTGGTCGTCGCCGTCGCAGCAACCGCCCGCATGTCCAGAGAATTGTGCCGTCAGTCTCTGACGATCCTCCTCGGTAGCAGGACGTGCCTCTAGGACAGAGCCGATGAAGTGTAGCGTCTGACCAGCCAGCGGGTGGTTAAAGTCCATCGTCACCGTATCGTCTGTGATCTTCTCGACGATGCCAACCAGCTGATTGCCTTGGTTGTCGAGCATAGGGACTGCGTTGCCCTCGAAAACAACATCAGAGTGGAACTCGCCCTCTTCGTTTTTGAAGAGATCCTTCTCTAGCTCCAGTATGTAAGCGTCAGAGACCTCTCCATACGCCTCCTCGGGCTTGAGGGTAAAGTCAAACTTGTCGCCAGCCTCTAGCCCCATCAGTTGCTTCTCAAAAGCCTCTAGTAGAAATCCAGCCCCGATGATCAGAGCTAAGGGAGCCTCAGGAGTAGCTTTCTCGACGATGTCTTCCTTTCCTTCACCCGTGTAGAGTTCGTACTCGCAGGTTACGTAACTATCTTTTGTAATCTTCATGTTAGGTATACTTTGTTCGTGATAAAATGCGGTTCAGGCACCACTGCGATTATTACATCACACCCGTGCTACCGCAAAGGTACGAATTTAGAGATTAGAGATTAGAAGTTAGAGCGAAACGAGTAGCCCGCTGTAGGGGCGGACCTATGTGTCCGCCCGTCCTCGTTGGAGTGCAATCTGCCTTGAGGGCGGACACGTAGGTCCGCCCCTACACGAACCACATCAACACGACAAGTCCCGCCATCAGACGCTGTAACACCTGTTTTGTATCAAAGCAAGACGAGTAGCCCCTTGCAGGGACGATCGGTTTCTACTTTCTAACTTCTAACCCGATAGCTCCGTGGAAAATCGAAAATCTCCACGGAGGAAAAAAAAATTCTCCACGTGGAGACGTTTTGATTCCTCCGAAGTTTTATTTGATTCCTCCGAAGTTT is part of the Porphyromonas asaccharolytica DSM 20707 genome and harbors:
- the aroC gene encoding chorismate synthase gives rise to the protein MNSFGRHLRLTSFGESHGAAMGGILDGMPAGFWIDREAVQHFVNLRRPGYSRSTTKRREPDEVVWLSGLTDEGRTLGSPIAFVIQNRDARSQDYATVTSELGKPFRANHADLTYWLKYGLEPQPGGGRSSGRETVARVVAGAIAQQWLEQLRGVTVQAFIQQVGTLSLSGDYTTYPLEHTYDRLCYCPDETLDEEIAAYLTKVQDDRDSVGGVVGCVVCGLPAGLGDPVFDRIPALLSYAVMSIPGSRAFAFGDGFDLAGQRGSAVLDELLAMSDTDEVTFGSNHNGGALGGITTGQDLVMEVAFKPTPTIARPQHTLTTEGASVTHTFTGRHDPCIALRAVPVVQSMVALTLADLLIAVGD
- a CDS encoding FKBP-type peptidyl-prolyl cis-trans isomerase → MKITKDSYVTCEYELYTGEGKEDIVEKATPEAPLALIIGAGFLLEAFEKQLMGLEAGDKFDFTLKPEEAYGEVSDAYILELEKDLFKNEEGEFHSDVVFEGNAVPMLDNQGNQLVGIVEKITDDTVTMDFNHPLAGQTLHFIGSVLEARPATEEDRQRLTAQFSGHAGGCCDGDDHEGGCSCCSGCH